The following proteins are encoded in a genomic region of Chitinophagales bacterium:
- a CDS encoding type II toxin-antitoxin system RelE/ParE family toxin, producing the protein MYQVKIEKAAVKALEKIDDPHYSKLKKSILGLSKNPRPLGYKKLKGREGYRIRAGDYRILYDIIDEVLIVLVLELGHRKDIYK; encoded by the coding sequence ATGTATCAAGTCAAAATTGAAAAGGCAGCTGTTAAAGCGCTTGAAAAAATTGATGATCCACACTATTCCAAGCTAAAAAAATCAATTTTAGGTTTGTCTAAGAATCCTAGACCTTTGGGTTATAAGAAATTGAAAGGCAGAGAGGGTTACCGAATTCGTGCGGGTGATTACAGAATATTATATGATATAATAGATGAAGTGCTAATAGTTTTAGTATTAGAGCTTGGTCATCGAAAAGATATTTACAAATAA
- a CDS encoding MFS transporter: MSPSENFNQFENKSTNYPALTTLITVFFFWGFIAAGNSIFIPFCKHKFHLDQFQSQLVDTAFYFAYYIGALLLFIFSSLLKRDIVGSWGYKKSIIYGLLFSALGAATMIFAVHQNSFPQMLFGLFMVALGFSLQQTSANPFAIILGDPSTGNTRINLGGGINSLGTTIGPLVVGLALFGTAKAVGDEQIQSLPLSKVMILYSFVGALFLGAAALFGFSSKVPNQVNSEVPENSNKAMISLILITVLLAACFIPIFSTYQSSSVIIDKAVLEKTRFIWLLIALAIVILGLPFINFLASRKKEGWGAMQFPQLTFGMIAIFIYVGVEVAIGSNLGELLKQPEFGGYEASAIAPFIAMYWGSLMIGRWTGAIAALSFSDIIKNRLKLFVPFIAFGVVLILTFLAGHKIEMLYWYVVCVAAQMLVAYFSQDKAAKTLIFFSFFGVVAMLIGLHTTGQVAIYAFLSGGLACSIMWPSIFSMAISGLGKYTTQGSAFLIMMILGGAIIPPIQGKLADMKGIHPSFWVAVACFLILGWYGLYVGRILRK; encoded by the coding sequence ATGTCTCCAAGTGAAAATTTCAATCAATTTGAAAATAAGTCCACCAATTACCCAGCCCTCACTACCCTCATCACCGTATTCTTCTTTTGGGGATTCATAGCGGCAGGCAATAGTATTTTCATACCATTTTGTAAGCATAAATTTCATCTTGACCAGTTCCAAAGTCAGTTGGTAGATACTGCATTTTATTTTGCTTATTATATAGGTGCTTTGTTATTGTTTATATTTAGTAGTTTATTGAAAAGAGATATCGTGGGGTCATGGGGATATAAGAAAAGTATAATTTATGGTCTGCTTTTTTCTGCCCTTGGAGCTGCCACGATGATTTTTGCAGTCCATCAAAATTCATTTCCGCAAATGTTATTTGGATTATTTATGGTAGCGCTAGGATTTTCTCTCCAGCAAACTAGTGCCAATCCCTTTGCTATTATACTCGGCGACCCCTCTACAGGCAACACGAGAATTAATCTCGGCGGAGGCATCAACTCTTTGGGCACTACTATTGGGCCTTTGGTCGTAGGACTTGCATTATTTGGTACAGCCAAGGCAGTAGGTGATGAACAGATACAAAGTTTACCGCTATCAAAAGTTATGATATTGTATTCCTTTGTAGGGGCATTATTCCTTGGTGCAGCTGCACTTTTTGGATTTTCGTCTAAAGTGCCAAATCAAGTCAATTCCGAAGTACCTGAAAATTCGAATAAGGCTATGATAAGTTTAATTCTAATTACAGTTCTTTTAGCAGCATGCTTTATCCCTATTTTCTCCACCTATCAGTCCAGTTCAGTTATAATAGACAAAGCTGTTTTGGAGAAAACACGTTTTATATGGTTATTAATCGCTTTAGCTATTGTGATACTAGGACTGCCTTTTATTAATTTCCTTGCGTCTCGGAAAAAGGAAGGCTGGGGAGCCATGCAATTTCCACAATTGACCTTTGGGATGATAGCCATTTTTATTTATGTGGGAGTAGAAGTCGCCATTGGCTCCAATCTAGGAGAATTATTGAAGCAGCCTGAATTTGGAGGATATGAGGCTTCTGCTATCGCACCATTTATAGCTATGTATTGGGGGAGCTTGATGATAGGAAGATGGACAGGTGCAATAGCCGCACTTTCATTCTCCGATATAATAAAAAATCGTTTGAAACTCTTTGTTCCATTTATCGCATTTGGAGTGGTTTTAATCTTAACCTTCCTTGCAGGTCACAAGATAGAAATGCTCTACTGGTATGTGGTTTGTGTAGCAGCTCAGATGTTGGTCGCTTATTTTAGTCAAGATAAGGCTGCAAAAACGCTGATATTTTTTAGTTTTTTTGGCGTAGTAGCCATGCTGATAGGATTGCATACTACTGGACAAGTAGCTATCTATGCTTTTCTCAGCGGAGGCCTCGCCTGCTCTATCATGTGGCCGAGTATTTTTTCTATGGCTATTTCTGGTTTGGGAAAATATACCACTCAGGGCTCCGCCTTTCTTATCATGATGATACTTGGCGGTGCTATAATTCCTCCTATTCAAGGCAAATTAGCTGATATGAAAGGTATTCACCCTTCATTCTGGGTGGCAGTAGCTTGCTTTTTGATTCTAGGATGGTATGGTTTGTATGTGGGGCGGATATTGAGAAAATAG
- the secA gene encoding preprotein translocase subunit SecA: MLNLLSKSLTKIMGGSKQDKDVKAATPLVIKINEIYQTLSGLSNDQLRAKTAEFKSKIADYVSDIDSAIAEFKQKANEEEEVLQKEKYLNKIDELVKEKDKHLEEVLMEILPEAFAVVKETARRFTENINLSLTANELDRELAVSKGHVTINGDQATYQNHWKAAGNEVHWNMIHYDVQLIGGIALHQGKISEMATGEGKTLVATLPVYLNALTGLGVHVVTVNDYLALRDSEWNAPIFNFLGLRVDCIDQTPPNSDRRKMAYNSDITYGTNNEFGFDYLRDNMVEFTEELVQKKHHYAIVDETDSVLIDDARTPLIISGRVDMTDKDEVLFNMLKPRIARIMDQQKQIVNKIFNEAKALIAEGDLTDTGGGMALLRAHRGLPRYTPLIRYLSEEGSKQILLKTEGRYLQDNQKDMPKVDEPLLFTIDEKNNSVSLTDKGIELITASGEEKDFFVIPDLGTEFGRVDKSELSQQEKLKKKNDIMQNFREKSERLHVVTQLLKAYTLFEKDIQYVVMDNKVKIVDENTGRIMEGRRYSDGLHQAIEAKEGVKVEASSQTVATITLQNYFRMYHKLAGMTGTAETEAKEFWDIYKLDVVTVPTNKPIARKDRNDLIYKTKREKYNAIIDQIVAYQEAGRPVLVGTTNVEVSELLSRMLTIRKIKHNVLNAKQHSREADIVAEAGKAGAVTIATNMAGRGTDIKISEDIKAIGGLAIIGSERHESRRIDRQLRGRAGRQGDPGESVFYVSLEDDLMRIFGSDRISKVMDTLGLKEGEVIESGLITKQIEKAQTKVEENHFGMRKRLLEYDDVMNAQRDVIYKRRRNALFGDRLQIDIENIIYNVIADIVKHNKDTKDYENFNIELLQYFGIESPISESDFEIKTIHELNNTLLNQIHDYRKKNAQDLIASIYPAFENIAKNQPHIINVILPIEVNGQEINIFCKLSEALSSKGQSIPKDVEKSIVLSNIDDLWTKHLREMDELKQSVQNAVWEQKDPIVIYKKEAFDLFQKMIMNSNFMLAQLLVKYKLKEEQKEFKATSQVQHSNKVRDIQSNSGAFENDDYGANENDLMNPPKREPIRVENRVGRNDPCPCGSGKKYKNCHG; this comes from the coding sequence ATGTTAAATCTACTCAGCAAGTCCTTGACTAAAATTATGGGCGGAAGCAAACAAGACAAGGATGTCAAAGCAGCCACTCCATTGGTTATAAAAATCAACGAAATATATCAGACCTTATCTGGTCTATCAAACGATCAGTTGCGAGCTAAAACAGCTGAGTTTAAGTCGAAAATAGCAGATTATGTTTCAGATATTGATAGTGCCATTGCCGAATTTAAGCAAAAGGCAAATGAGGAAGAAGAAGTCTTACAAAAAGAAAAATATCTGAATAAAATAGATGAGCTCGTTAAGGAAAAAGATAAGCACCTCGAAGAGGTCTTAATGGAGATTCTGCCTGAAGCTTTTGCCGTAGTGAAGGAAACTGCTAGAAGATTTACAGAAAATATTAACTTAAGTCTCACTGCGAATGAACTTGATCGTGAGCTAGCCGTTTCAAAAGGTCATGTTACTATAAATGGTGATCAAGCGACCTATCAAAACCATTGGAAAGCGGCTGGCAATGAAGTGCATTGGAATATGATTCATTACGATGTACAGCTTATCGGTGGGATAGCCCTGCACCAAGGTAAGATATCAGAAATGGCTACGGGGGAAGGTAAGACCTTAGTAGCTACTCTACCCGTTTACCTCAATGCGCTGACTGGGTTGGGAGTGCATGTAGTTACAGTCAATGATTATCTGGCATTGAGAGACAGTGAATGGAATGCTCCTATATTTAATTTTTTAGGATTGAGAGTTGACTGTATCGACCAAACCCCTCCGAATAGCGATAGAAGAAAAATGGCTTACAATTCTGATATCACCTATGGAACGAATAATGAATTTGGTTTTGATTATTTGCGTGACAACATGGTGGAATTTACTGAAGAATTAGTGCAAAAAAAACACCATTATGCTATAGTAGATGAAACAGACTCCGTATTAATAGATGATGCTCGTACTCCATTGATTATCTCTGGTAGAGTCGATATGACGGACAAAGATGAGGTACTTTTCAATATGCTAAAGCCTCGTATAGCCCGTATTATGGATCAGCAGAAACAAATAGTTAATAAAATATTTAACGAAGCAAAAGCACTCATAGCAGAAGGGGACTTAACAGATACCGGCGGTGGTATGGCCTTATTAAGAGCTCATAGAGGCTTGCCTCGTTATACTCCATTGATTCGCTATCTGAGCGAGGAAGGAAGCAAACAAATCCTCTTAAAAACAGAAGGTCGCTATCTACAGGATAATCAAAAAGATATGCCCAAGGTCGATGAACCTTTGCTATTTACCATTGATGAAAAAAATAACTCTGTGAGTTTGACTGACAAAGGGATAGAATTGATCACGGCTAGCGGAGAAGAAAAAGATTTTTTTGTCATTCCTGACTTAGGTACCGAGTTTGGTAGAGTCGATAAGTCTGAATTGTCACAGCAAGAAAAACTGAAAAAGAAAAATGATATCATGCAAAATTTCCGTGAAAAATCGGAGCGATTGCATGTGGTGACTCAATTGTTAAAAGCTTACACACTTTTCGAGAAAGACATACAATATGTAGTCATGGACAATAAGGTAAAAATCGTCGATGAAAATACGGGGCGAATCATGGAAGGCCGTCGCTACAGCGATGGTCTGCACCAAGCTATCGAAGCCAAAGAAGGGGTCAAAGTAGAAGCTTCTTCTCAAACTGTGGCGACCATCACGTTACAAAATTATTTCCGCATGTATCACAAATTAGCGGGAATGACTGGTACAGCAGAAACAGAAGCTAAAGAATTTTGGGATATATATAAGCTAGATGTGGTAACTGTACCTACAAATAAACCTATAGCTAGAAAGGATAGAAATGACTTGATATACAAAACTAAGCGTGAGAAGTATAATGCTATCATAGATCAAATAGTTGCTTATCAGGAAGCAGGTCGACCTGTACTCGTAGGAACCACCAATGTAGAAGTATCCGAACTTTTAAGCAGAATGCTCACCATTCGAAAAATTAAGCACAATGTCTTAAATGCCAAGCAACATAGTCGTGAAGCAGACATTGTAGCTGAAGCAGGAAAGGCTGGCGCAGTAACTATTGCAACTAACATGGCAGGCCGAGGTACGGATATCAAGATCAGTGAGGATATCAAAGCGATTGGAGGACTCGCTATCATAGGTTCTGAGAGACATGAATCTAGGAGGATAGATAGACAGCTCCGCGGTAGAGCTGGTCGTCAAGGAGACCCAGGAGAATCTGTTTTCTATGTGTCCCTAGAAGATGACTTGATGCGTATTTTTGGCTCCGATAGAATCTCTAAAGTCATGGATACTCTTGGGCTTAAGGAAGGAGAAGTCATTGAAAGCGGACTTATCACTAAACAAATAGAAAAGGCGCAAACCAAGGTAGAGGAAAACCACTTTGGCATGCGTAAGAGACTATTGGAATATGATGATGTCATGAACGCTCAGCGCGATGTTATCTATAAACGAAGACGCAATGCCCTTTTTGGAGATAGACTACAGATAGATATAGAGAATATAATTTACAATGTCATCGCTGATATTGTAAAACATAATAAGGATACAAAGGATTATGAAAACTTCAATATTGAACTTTTACAGTATTTCGGCATAGAAAGCCCTATCTCTGAAAGTGATTTTGAAATTAAAACCATACATGAACTGAATAACACGCTTCTGAATCAAATTCACGATTATAGAAAAAAGAATGCACAGGATTTGATAGCCAGCATTTATCCTGCATTTGAGAATATAGCTAAAAATCAGCCTCATATCATCAATGTGATTCTACCAATAGAAGTTAATGGTCAAGAAATTAATATCTTTTGTAAACTCTCTGAAGCCTTGTCTAGCAAAGGTCAATCGATACCTAAAGATGTAGAAAAATCGATTGTATTATCTAATATTGATGACCTGTGGACTAAACATCTGCGAGAGATGGACGAATTGAAACAATCAGTTCAAAATGCTGTATGGGAGCAGAAAGATCCTATTGTCATTTACAAAAAAGAAGCTTTTGATCTGTTTCAGAAAATGATTATGAATTCCAACTTTATGCTAGCTCAGCTTCTGGTCAAGTACAAACTCAAGGAAGAACAGAAGGAATTCAAAGCAACAAGTCAAGTGCAACATTCCAATAAGGTAAGAGATATCCAATCGAATAGTGGTGCATTTGAAAATGATGACTACGGTGCGAATGAAAATGACCTCATGAATCCACCTAAGCGTGAACCAATACGAGTGGAAAACCGAGTGGGTAGAAACGACCCCTGTCCATGTGGTAGCGGTAAGAAGTATAAGAATTGTCACGGGTAG
- a CDS encoding acyloxyacyl hydrolase translates to MGSKILFFLFSIIFFQSAITQNGLSSQHKLGFSFTHGSQLALDVSYDYKVNIANIYYFRKLISKKNWGIDALVNPQFGVSQFLSNPADNIVITGQEIGLNVGVMIRKNIIKDNLHLYLTVSAGPHYISEAFPRQAPGFIFSEYVVLGFLVKCDSNQSLFLGTGIRHLSNAQLKSPNRGINNSIFQLGLQINL, encoded by the coding sequence GTGGGTTCCAAAATTTTATTCTTTCTTTTTAGTATTATTTTTTTCCAATCTGCCATCACGCAGAATGGATTGAGTTCTCAGCACAAATTAGGATTTTCCTTTACGCATGGCAGCCAATTAGCCTTGGATGTTAGCTATGATTATAAAGTGAATATAGCTAACATATATTATTTTAGGAAATTAATTTCTAAAAAGAATTGGGGTATCGATGCGCTGGTAAATCCACAGTTTGGGGTTAGTCAATTTCTGAGTAACCCTGCTGATAATATTGTTATTACTGGTCAGGAGATTGGGCTGAATGTTGGCGTTATGATTCGAAAGAATATAATTAAGGATAATCTTCATTTATATCTTACTGTTAGTGCAGGTCCACATTATATAAGCGAAGCTTTTCCAAGGCAGGCTCCTGGATTTATTTTTTCTGAATATGTTGTCCTTGGGTTTCTAGTTAAGTGTGATAGTAATCAAAGTCTATTTTTAGGTACAGGAATTCGTCACCTAAGCAATGCTCAATTAAAATCACCCAATAGGGGGATTAATAATTCAATATTTCAACTAGGTTTACAAATAAATTTGTGA
- a CDS encoding RNA polymerase sigma factor RpoD/SigA — translation MRQLKISKSITNRESQSVEKYLQEIGRVELITAEEEVELAKRIKKGDQLALEKLVNANLRFVVSVAKQYQNQGLTLNDLINEGNVGLVKAAQKFDETRGFKFISYAVWWIRQSIMQALAEQSRLVRLPLNKVGSLSKIRKALIHLEQEYDREPSVEELSIYLGIPQREIEQTLKLSSRHTSLDAPLIEGESSSLSDVLQNDNADFADSHMEYIDSLRKETERSLSTLTFRQREIVKLYYGIGIDHPMSLEDIGEELGITRERVRQIKDKAIVKLRAASRSKLLKTYLG, via the coding sequence ATGCGCCAGTTAAAGATTTCAAAATCAATCACTAATAGAGAGAGTCAGTCAGTAGAAAAATATCTGCAAGAGATAGGCAGGGTAGAGCTAATAACGGCTGAAGAAGAAGTAGAATTGGCAAAAAGAATCAAAAAAGGCGATCAATTAGCTCTAGAAAAATTAGTCAATGCCAATCTGAGATTCGTAGTATCCGTAGCTAAGCAATACCAAAATCAAGGATTGACTCTCAACGACCTTATCAATGAAGGGAATGTAGGTTTAGTTAAAGCTGCGCAAAAATTTGATGAAACGAGAGGATTCAAGTTTATTTCCTACGCCGTTTGGTGGATTCGACAGTCAATCATGCAGGCTTTGGCTGAGCAATCGAGATTGGTACGATTGCCACTAAATAAAGTAGGTTCGCTTTCTAAAATCAGAAAAGCACTTATTCATCTCGAGCAAGAATATGACCGTGAACCAAGTGTGGAGGAGCTCTCTATTTATTTAGGAATTCCTCAACGAGAGATAGAGCAGACCCTTAAATTATCGTCAAGACATACCTCTCTAGATGCTCCACTAATCGAAGGAGAGTCTAGCTCATTATCAGATGTTCTGCAGAATGACAATGCTGACTTTGCAGATAGTCATATGGAATATATTGATTCTTTGCGAAAAGAAACAGAACGTTCTTTATCTACATTGACTTTCCGTCAACGTGAAATTGTAAAACTATATTATGGTATCGGTATCGATCACCCTATGAGCTTAGAAGATATTGGCGAGGAATTAGGTATTACTCGTGAGCGTGTCCGTCAGATTAAAGATAAAGCTATCGTGAAACTCCGTGCAGCTTCTCGCAGCAAGTTATTAAAGACTTATTTAGGATAG
- a CDS encoding ketoacyl-ACP synthase III encodes MIRAVITGVGGYVPDYVMTNEELSTMVDTNDEWIMTRTGIKERRILKVGATSTMAIKAIDELLKKTNTKPEEVDLLLLATVTPDMRVPATVNIIQEKMGLINAWGFDYQAGCSGFLFGIEIVQRFVESGRYKKAVLVGSDMMSSITNYKDRNTCILFGDGAAAIMVEPIIDSEYGIIDTQNYCDSAGAIECLNVKRHGSAYPLTADNYALDEHFVYQDGKRVFVRAVKGMADVVEEVMARNQLSKDNLAWLVPHQANKRIIDAARDRAGLTEDKVMLNIHRYGNTTNATIPLCLWEYEKQLKKGDNIMLCAFGAGYTWGSAYVKWGY; translated from the coding sequence ATGATTAGAGCAGTAATCACCGGTGTAGGAGGATATGTTCCTGACTATGTTATGACCAATGAAGAGCTATCTACCATGGTAGATACCAATGATGAGTGGATTATGACTAGAACAGGTATAAAGGAAAGACGAATATTAAAAGTAGGAGCTACATCAACCATGGCCATTAAGGCTATAGATGAACTTTTGAAAAAAACAAACACCAAACCCGAAGAGGTTGATTTATTGCTTTTAGCCACCGTAACACCCGACATGCGTGTACCTGCCACCGTAAACATAATTCAGGAAAAAATGGGTTTGATCAATGCATGGGGATTTGACTATCAGGCAGGTTGTAGTGGTTTCCTATTTGGTATAGAAATAGTTCAACGATTTGTCGAATCTGGTAGATACAAAAAGGCTGTCTTGGTAGGATCAGATATGATGTCTAGCATCACGAATTATAAAGATAGAAATACCTGTATATTATTTGGAGATGGTGCAGCAGCTATTATGGTTGAGCCTATAATAGACAGCGAATATGGTATTATAGATACTCAAAACTACTGCGATAGTGCTGGTGCTATAGAATGCCTAAATGTAAAGCGCCACGGCTCTGCTTACCCATTGACAGCGGACAATTATGCACTTGACGAGCATTTTGTTTACCAAGATGGTAAAAGAGTGTTTGTGCGTGCAGTAAAAGGAATGGCTGACGTAGTGGAGGAGGTGATGGCTCGTAATCAATTAAGCAAAGACAATCTAGCTTGGTTGGTACCACATCAAGCGAATAAGAGAATTATAGATGCTGCTAGAGATCGCGCAGGCTTGACAGAAGATAAAGTCATGCTCAATATTCATCGCTATGGCAATACAACCAATGCCACAATTCCTCTTTGTCTTTGGGAATATGAAAAGCAACTTAAAAAAGGTGACAACATCATGCTATGTGCTTTTGGAGCCGGATATACTTGGGGGTCTGCTTATGTAAAATGGGGATACTAA
- a CDS encoding T9SS type A sorting domain-containing protein, which yields MKKILLIGLLVLGEKAFSCNVFDTINRIICPEDSFLFNGVYLKTAGTYYDTFNISPGCDTFRTLNLSVHTSIPITLISDSFCPGYSYTYNTKTFTIAGLHNDTLNSVNGCDSIILLNLSYKYSPTVVYPTIDSFCIRDTVYFQGKPFKYSTPGIKTIRDTMFGVVANGCDSINIRVVFIRNNNGSSFVGTKYGCTNVPFVIGDSVFTTNGFKTCVLRNRFGCDSTIWFTLQRRPPSFTTLNRTTCSNQPFFFKGQNWGNILSTKIDTFVVIDTQQQKANAFGFGTQKCDSIITLNLIVYPIKYTNIDTSLCENHFFFFKGQDRNIPGVYKDTLKTIHNCDSFVTLTLRNPRRTSSYTYYRKFCSNETVFFNNTNIDLPGTYKDTLVNAVGCDSFLTMVLTKDTAHNIILNKSICSYDSFYFDGKYLDSAGTYMATFKNKHGCDSMVTLNLSVYPFRTVTLVRSTLNNIKTDSGYVAYYWYFNDWKQLNVTGHILAANTTGSYFVIAQDSNNCRFKSNVYMHNPAGIASDKLNEIKIYPIPASQILYLEHSHGFDKGTMISIYNLEGKLVFSRSFLVKSPTHTLDISSLAGGQYILKFESDQRISEFRIEKQ from the coding sequence ATGAAAAAAATATTACTAATCGGACTTTTGGTACTAGGAGAAAAAGCATTTTCCTGCAATGTATTTGATACCATAAACAGAATTATTTGCCCCGAAGATAGCTTCCTTTTCAATGGTGTATATCTCAAGACAGCTGGAACTTACTACGACACCTTCAATATTTCTCCTGGTTGCGATACATTCAGAACCTTAAACTTATCTGTGCATACTAGTATCCCCATTACACTAATATCTGATAGCTTTTGTCCCGGTTATTCTTATACTTATAACACTAAAACGTTTACCATAGCTGGCTTACATAATGATACCTTGAATAGTGTAAATGGCTGTGATAGCATCATTTTACTAAACTTAAGCTATAAATATAGTCCTACGGTGGTATATCCTACTATTGATTCATTTTGTATAAGAGACACTGTTTATTTTCAAGGGAAACCTTTTAAATATTCTACTCCTGGCATTAAAACCATAAGGGATACTATGTTTGGTGTTGTAGCCAACGGATGTGATAGCATCAATATACGAGTGGTCTTTATAAGAAATAACAATGGCTCTAGCTTTGTAGGTACAAAATATGGGTGTACCAATGTCCCATTTGTCATAGGGGATTCTGTCTTCACAACCAATGGTTTTAAAACTTGTGTTTTAAGAAATAGATTTGGTTGTGATAGTACCATTTGGTTTACTCTGCAAAGACGTCCGCCTAGTTTTACTACCTTAAATAGAACTACTTGCTCTAATCAACCTTTTTTCTTTAAAGGTCAAAATTGGGGTAATATTTTATCTACAAAAATTGATACTTTTGTTGTTATCGATACCCAGCAACAGAAAGCCAACGCTTTTGGATTTGGAACACAAAAATGTGATAGTATTATTACCTTAAATCTAATTGTCTATCCTATTAAGTATACCAACATTGATACTTCTCTCTGCGAAAATCATTTCTTTTTCTTCAAAGGACAGGATAGAAATATTCCGGGAGTCTATAAGGATACACTGAAAACTATTCATAATTGCGATAGTTTTGTTACGTTGACCTTACGCAACCCAAGAAGAACTAGTAGTTATACTTACTACCGAAAATTCTGCTCAAATGAGACTGTCTTTTTTAATAATACCAATATAGATCTACCTGGAACCTATAAAGACACTTTGGTTAATGCAGTTGGCTGTGATAGTTTTCTCACAATGGTTTTGACGAAGGATACAGCGCATAATATCATTTTAAACAAATCTATATGTAGCTACGATAGTTTCTACTTTGATGGTAAGTACTTAGATTCAGCAGGCACCTATATGGCCACATTTAAAAATAAACATGGGTGCGATAGCATGGTTACTTTGAATCTTAGTGTTTACCCATTCCGAACAGTCACCCTTGTTCGCTCTACCCTTAACAATATAAAGACAGACTCAGGATATGTGGCATATTACTGGTATTTCAATGATTGGAAACAACTAAATGTAACTGGGCATATATTAGCCGCTAATACGACAGGGTCCTATTTTGTCATTGCCCAGGATTCCAATAATTGTAGATTTAAATCTAATGTCTATATGCATAACCCTGCAGGAATCGCCAGTGACAAGCTGAATGAAATTAAAATCTACCCCATACCAGCAAGTCAGATACTATACTTGGAGCATAGCCACGGTTTTGACAAGGGAACAATGATATCCATCTACAACCTTGAAGGTAAACTGGTGTTCTCACGATCTTTCTTAGTAAAATCTCCTACTCATACCCTCGATATTTCGAGTTTAGCCGGCGGGCAGTATATTCTAAAGTTCGAATCGGATCAAAGGATTTCAGAGTTTAGGATTGAAAAACAATAA
- a CDS encoding SdpI family protein: MSIEIFLGTGIAVLVFVIFLIAGLISYCFPSKNINSYYGYRTPRSQKNQTNWDFAQKMSGKVVIVFAFIQLILLSLLSLILIHFQIAIDSIIPFQMILMVMLAIVMLIICERKLENFDKVNTIPL, encoded by the coding sequence ATGTCTATAGAAATATTCTTGGGCACTGGAATTGCGGTTCTTGTGTTTGTTATTTTTCTCATAGCGGGTTTAATATCTTATTGTTTCCCATCAAAGAATATAAATTCATACTATGGCTATAGAACCCCACGCTCTCAGAAGAATCAGACAAACTGGGATTTTGCTCAGAAAATGAGTGGGAAAGTGGTAATTGTTTTTGCCTTTATTCAGCTAATACTGCTATCATTGCTATCACTCATACTTATTCATTTCCAGATAGCTATTGATAGTATTATCCCTTTTCAAATGATACTGATGGTGATGCTAGCAATTGTGATGCTAATAATTTGTGAGCGAAAATTGGAGAATTTTGACAAAGTAAACACTATTCCTTTATAA